The DNA region CCGGCAATCTCGACTTCCTCTGTCCCATCAGCCGCCAGCGCCCCGGTAAAGGGATCATCGTCAGCCAGGAGGCATTGACGGTCAAACTCCTGCCCATACACTTCGGTAAACTCATCGATGAACATGGCGCCCAGGTCAGTAAAGACATCCTCCTCAAATTCGTCAAACCAGGGAATGAACCCCGCCAGGGTATAGGCTTTAAGCTCAACGCGCTGCGCCCCTTGGGGCTTGCTCCCGGTAATCTGCTGCCCGTAAGCGGTTAGCCAATGAAGCTGCACCCCGCCCCGGTCCCGTGTCGGCAGAAAGATTGACGGCCCCATCATCGGGCGGTGACGCACCAGGGGCATCATCACCGATTTTTTTGCGGCATCCTGCATAATCTCGTTTTCATAAATCGGATTGATAAGGTATTGGTCATTGGTTGCCATGTTCCCCATCGGCGAGCCAAGGGCTGCTTTCTCATTGACGTTCCAGCCCTTCTCCCCCCATGACACATCCCGGGGATTCGTCCAGTTGTCAGCCTTGAGGTTCGGGGTAAAGGACAGTTCCGCCAAGGCCCCATGGTTCCCTGTCCAGGCCGCCGCCAGGGCTTTGCCCAACCGGTACTGCAATTCCTTCCGGGTCAGCTCCCGGGGATTTGCCGCCTGCCCCTTGAGTTCCCCCCGTAGCTCCTTGACCGTGCTTTTCAGAGCTTCCGTTTCCTGCAAATGCCCTACCGCAACCGCTTCCAGGGCTTTGACAATATCCTCCAGCAGCTCCTCTTTTTCCCGGAAATAGTCCGCCGCCTTCTCCTGGTCCCGGAACCCAGCCGCCTCGATTTTCTGCATATCCGCCAGCTTTTTTTTAATCGCTTTAATCAGTTCGTCCATACCACACTCCCAATAAAATAGTAATACTGTCAAAGGAGCAGCCAGGCTGACAGCCGGGCGCCCCCTGGTTACCCCTGAATAAGCCCGCCCAGGAATTGCCGGGAAGCCTGCAAATCAAGCGCCACCGGGCCGCCTTCCGCCGGGGAAGCTTTGGCCAGAGCTGCCTTCGCCAGCGCCCAGGGATTCGCCGGGACATTGCACACGCTGAATTCCAAAAGTTCCTGCTTGCGAAAAATCAGCGTAGTCCCATCCTCCGCATCCTTCTTTGAAGGAATCTCGATTTCCAGTACCCGGAACCCCACGGACCCTGCCCTGATAACCCCGGCCTTTACCCGTTCCCCGATACCCCAGCCAAAAGCGTCATAGTCCCTGTCATTAAAGATGATGGACCCGTGCAGCCCCTTGCCATCGGCATACAGCCCATCGGCCCGGCCAATCGCCGGGATGTCGTATTTGTGCGCCCACTGAATCACCGGGTTTTGCATAAACTGTTTATAGTCCCAGCCCGCAGGGTCAATGCGTTCGTCAAAGCGGTCAAGGTCAAAGGTACTGAATGTCCAGGCCACGCCAGAGGCAGTGTCCTGGACATCCCCCGTTTGAAGCGCCAGGACAAAGGGTGCCGCCGCAATCACCTCCAAACCGGATTCAACATTCCTGATTCCTCCCTCATCCTTCCCCATTCCCAATTCCCCCCGCAGAAACGCAAGCAGCCCCGCCCGGTCCCGCACCGCAATTTCCCCGCCCTTATTCCTCAGAATCACCATACACCCCCGTGTCCATCATGTTCCCGCCTTCCCCGAAAGCGGCCTTCAGCACTTCTTCCAGGCTCACATAGCCCATATACAAGGCAAACAATAAAAGCTGCACCGCATTTTTTATCCCGCACTTTTTGTAAATCCGGCTCTTGTAGTTCTTCACGGTCTCATAGGTCAGATGCAGGAGCCCGCCAATCTCCCCAGCCGTTTTTCCCCGGCTCAACAGGCACATCAGTTCCCGGTCCTGCATGGTCAAGCCCTGCTGCTTAAGTTCCCCCAGGCGATAGTCAGAAAAATGCTGTAAAGCCCCGGTTTCAGCTATTTCTTCCGGAAAGTATTCTTTCCCCTCAAGCAGTTTCCGGCAGCCCTTCAAACAGGCCTCAGGCCCATCCCGGTAATTCAAGTACCCCGCCGCCCCCAGGTTGTAGAAACGCTCCACTTCCTGGCACACCGCCTTCTCAAAACTGAAAATCGCAAACCGGGCCCGCTCGCTTTTCCCCTTCAAAACCGCCATTAGATACGGCGTAGCAATGTCCGCAAAATTCGATTCCAGAAACACCAGCCGCGCCTGAAACCGTTTTATTTTTTCCTTCAAATCCTCCAAACCAGAAGCAAGCAGCACCGGCTCATTACGGGTCAGCTGCTCGATATTTTTGCGAATATATTCTGCAATCGGTACCGAAGTACTCGCCACAATAATATTATTCGCCATGCCCTTCCCCGGAAGCACCACCGGACTGCAAATCCACCGGTACCAGGTTTTTAGGCCGGTACCACTTATTGCCCCAGGGCTTGGGATCCTTCCCGCGCTCTTTCAGAACATCATTGATAGTCTTGAGCCCCGCATTGATCTCCGCAATATCCCGGCTGCTCTGGGCATCTTCGCTTTCCTGCAATTCAGGGATATCCCAGAGATCAAATTTCCCGGTTTCCTGTAGCCCCAGGCGGATAAAAAACTGTGTTTCCAGTATGCTTTCAAATTGCCGCAGGGCAGGGATAAGGGTGTATTTCCAGAACGCAGCGTGCTGCTCCTGGGTATCCTTGCCGGAAAGGGACGTAGACTTGTCA from Treponema primitia ZAS-2 includes:
- a CDS encoding HK97 family phage prohead protease, which encodes MVILRNKGGEIAVRDRAGLLAFLRGELGMGKDEGGIRNVESGLEVIAAAPFVLALQTGDVQDTASGVAWTFSTFDLDRFDERIDPAGWDYKQFMQNPVIQWAHKYDIPAIGRADGLYADGKGLHGSIIFNDRDYDAFGWGIGERVKAGVIRAGSVGFRVLEIEIPSKKDAEDGTTLIFRKQELLEFSVCNVPANPWALAKAALAKASPAEGGPVALDLQASRQFLGGLIQG
- a CDS encoding response regulator transcription factor, with product MANNIIVASTSVPIAEYIRKNIEQLTRNEPVLLASGLEDLKEKIKRFQARLVFLESNFADIATPYLMAVLKGKSERARFAIFSFEKAVCQEVERFYNLGAAGYLNYRDGPEACLKGCRKLLEGKEYFPEEIAETGALQHFSDYRLGELKQQGLTMQDRELMCLLSRGKTAGEIGGLLHLTYETVKNYKSRIYKKCGIKNAVQLLLFALYMGYVSLEEVLKAAFGEGGNMMDTGVYGDSEE
- a CDS encoding phage major capsid protein — protein: MDELIKAIKKKLADMQKIEAAGFRDQEKAADYFREKEELLEDIVKALEAVAVGHLQETEALKSTVKELRGELKGQAANPRELTRKELQYRLGKALAAAWTGNHGALAELSFTPNLKADNWTNPRDVSWGEKGWNVNEKAALGSPMGNMATNDQYLINPIYENEIMQDAAKKSVMMPLVRHRPMMGPSIFLPTRDRGGVQLHWLTAYGQQITGSKPQGAQRVELKAYTLAGFIPWFDEFEEDVFTDLGAMFIDEFTEVYGQEFDRQCLLADDDPFTGALAADGTEEVEIAGADINALTWKDFRDAVYRVPAEERKDCAWFLHETVLNHIANIEDADGRPIWRHPTEAMPGKLDLYPYHEVSILPQHGAIENDTPFAIFMNPKRIQHGNRKGIEIKKFDGTTESMEYGELFLRFRKRDGFLVTRPRGNMVVLKTRA